The proteins below are encoded in one region of Hordeum vulgare subsp. vulgare chromosome 3H, MorexV3_pseudomolecules_assembly, whole genome shotgun sequence:
- the LOC123440289 gene encoding glutathione S-transferase 1-like: MAPVKLYGMTLSWNVTRCVAALEEAGVEYDVVPIDFGAGEHKTPEHLTRNPFGQMPVLQDGDFYVWESRAICKYTCRKNKPELLKEGDLNESAMVDVWLEVEAHQYTAALEPIILECLVRPMFGRATDQKTVEENLVKFKKVLEVYEAHLTRCKYLAGDFLSLADLNHVSATACLAATPYASLFDAYPHVKAWWSGLMARPSVQKIAALKKPYFHNSV; this comes from the exons ATGGCTCCGGTGAAGCTGTACGGCATGACACTGTCGTGGAACGTGACGAGGTGCGtggcggccctcgaggaggccggcgTCGAGTACGACGTCGTGCCCATCGACTTCGGCGCCGGCGAGCACAAGACCCCCGAGCACCTCACCAGGAAC CCCTTTGGTCAGATGCCCGTTTTGCAGGATGGGGACTTCTACGTCTGGG aATCGCGTGCTATTTGCAAGTACACATGCCGCAAGAACAAGCCGGAGCTGCTGAAGGAGGGCGACCTCAATGAATCAGCAATGGTGGATGTGTGGCTCGAGGTGGAGGCCCATCAGTACACCGCCGCACTGGAGCCCATTATCCTTGAGTGCCTCGTCCGTCCTATGTTCGGGCGAGCCACTGACCAGAAGACTGTCGAGGAAAACCTTGTGAAGTTCAAGAAGGTGCTGGAGGTGTACGAGGCGCACTTGACCAGGTGCAAGTACCTGGCTGGAGACTTCCTCAGCCTCGCGGACCTTAACCATGTGTCTGCTACCGCATGCCTGGCGGCTACACCCTATGCTTCTTTGTTTGACGCGTATCCGCATGTGAAAGCCTGGTGGTCGGGGCTGATGGCGAGGCCGTCCGTCCAGAAGATCGCTGCACTGAAGAAGCCATATTTTCACAATAGTGTCTAG